The following coding sequences are from one Haliotis asinina isolate JCU_RB_2024 chromosome 3, JCU_Hal_asi_v2, whole genome shotgun sequence window:
- the LOC137278908 gene encoding beta-1,4-galactosyltransferase 4-like has translation MAAIVLRLTPHSFHTSVPFVMLRVFITLLRWFRRRSSAWTPVLILVMMFCWVYERDGYFQLSQRTTSINTKLVIPMGLSKCLPNPGQGRLQVNKQNVSYGEVRKVLTPLGIGAGHFRPRHCVADQKTAIIIPFRKRHQHLPILLNNLVPYLLRQRRDFTIYVVEQVSDGLFNKALIMNAGFIEATRLGTYDCYMFHDVDLIPEDDRIPYNCRPDQVVHLVAAVRKYYYHAMRRYIGGVLAFTEQQFRGVNGFSNLYMGWGGEDDDMRFRLDLLSNPVYEVPIQIGRYYSFNHSIDEGNQVNRHRKELLWEAGKRAAIDGLTSLTYTVTSVDKSLLFTWVKVRHDPQHYRALFNAVVSGSLEMP, from the exons atggctgcaattgttttgcga CTCACACCACACTCCTTCCATACTAGCGTGCCGTTCGTGATGTTAAGAGTGTTCATCACCTTGTTACGCTGGTTCAGGAGACGCTCTTCTGCTTGGACCCCAGTGCTGATATTGGTGATgatgttttgttgggtttatgAACGAGACGGCTATTTCCAGCTTTCACAGAGAACAACTTCCATCAATACCAAGTTGGTCATCCCAATGGGTCTCTCAAAGTGTTTGCCAAACCCTGGTCAAG GACGACTGCAAGTAAACAAGCAGAATGTTAGCTATGGGGAAGTGAGAAAAGTGCTCACCCCTTTAGGTATTGGTGCCGGTCATTTCCGACCGCGGCATTGTGTGGCCGACCAGAAGACAGCCATTATTATACCTTTCCGAAAACGACATCAGCACCTACCGATACTCCTGAACAACCTTGTGCCTTACCTGCTGCGACAGCGCCGGGACTTTACCATCTATGTGGTAGAACAG GTGTCTGATGGGTTGTTCAACAAGGCATTAATAATGAACGCGGGTTTCATTGAAGCGACACGTCTTGGAACGTATGACTGCTACATGTTCCACGACGTGGACCTGATTCCTGAAGATGACCGAATACCTTACAACTGTCGCCCTGACCAGGTTGTGCATCTGGTGGCTGCAGTCCGGAAGTACTATTATCA CGCCATGCGGAGGTATATCGGAGGTGTTTTAGCTTTCACCGAGCAACAGTTCCGTGGGGTGAATGGTTTCTCCAACCTATACATGGGCTGGGGTGGAGAAGACGACGACATGAGGTTCAG ATTAGACCTCCTGAGTAATCCAGTGTATGAGGTACCTATACAGATAGGGAGATACTACAGCTTCAATCACTCGATTGACGAAGGCAACCAAGTCAATCGCCACAG GAAAGAGTTACTTTGGGAGGCAGGTAAACGAGCTGCCATTGACGGTCTAACCTCGCTGACGTATACTGTGACAAGTGTCGACAAATCACTGTTGTTTACTTGGGTTAAAGTGCGGCATGACCCGCAACACTACAG AGCTCTCTTCAACGCTGTCGTCAGTGGGTCTTTGGAAATGCCGTAA